The following proteins come from a genomic window of Phaeodactylum tricornutum CCAP 1055/1 chromosome 19, whole genome shotgun sequence:
- a CDS encoding predicted protein — protein sequence MAFPYYKESKTGRILLTGLLGLTLANSGVSVLFSYLGKDFWNALSAKDTADFYNVLQKYLGALLLGAPVATFYKYQREQLAVHWREWMTARTFSLYASNRVYYNIERSNAIDNPDQRIAEDVNTFTAYSLQLVITLLTSLIDLLSFATILWSIYPQLFGAIILYAFGGTFITTLLGRSLVSLNFSQLQKEANFRYSLVRLRDNSESIAFYGGEDLEGQAIERRLENVMGNQRKINAAQRNLELFTNSYRYLVQILPVAVVAPKYFAGEIPLGVISQSVGAFNHILSDLSIIVNQFERLSSFSAGIERLSGFYQAMREADLERADDGPLFSRTFDPHNGAYRDRTVLSIEHLDLCTPDQKRLLIKDLNLQLREGENLLIVGNSGAGKSSLLRGIAGLWTVGNGVVSRPVDEEVYFLPQRPYCTIGSLRDQLLYPAINAQEYDGAEANGQKIVPRSHILKDQWTDEELLLVLEKVDLVEVAERAGDGDATKGLEAVLDWSNMLSLGEQQRLAFGRLLVNRPRLVILDEATSALDMVSEARMYNVLKNMARKELTGSAKLSAPGLTYVSVGHRPSLLAYHDKRLRLMGEEDHEVTTVEKEQVQLQNQIQNL from the exons ATGGCCTTTCCCTACTACAAGGAAAGCAAAACGGGACGTATCCTGTTGACCGGTCTCCTCGGACTCACACTCGCCAACTCGGGCGTTTCCGTGCTCTTCAGTTACCTCGGTAAGGACTTTTGGAACGCTCTCAGTGCCAAGGATACCGCAGACTTTTACAACGTCCTGCAAAAATACCTCGGCGCTTTGCTGCTCGGGGCCCCCGTCGCTACCTTTTACAAGTACCAGCGCGAACAACTCGCCGTACACTGGCGCGAGTGGATGACGGCTCGTACCTTTTCTCTATACGCATCCAATCGCGTCTACTACAACATTGAACGATCCAACGCGATCGACAATCCCGATCAGCGCATCGCCGAAGACGTCAACACCTTTACGGCCTATTCCTTGCAACTCGTGATCACCCTATTGACCTCCTTGATTGATCTACTCTCCTTTGCCACCATTCTCTGGAGTATCTATCCACAATTGTTCGGCGCCATTATACTCTACGCCTTTGGTGGGACCTTCATCACTACCTTATTGGGACGCTCCTTGGTTTCGCTCAACTTTTCGCAGTTGCAGAAGGAAGCCAATTTCCGTTACAGCTTGGTACGCTTACGGGACAATTCCGAATCCATCGCCTTTTACGGCggcgaagatttggaaggaCAGGCCATCGAACGCCGTCTCGAAAACGTCATGGGCAATCAACGTAAAATCAACGCCGCCCAACGGAATCTCGAACTCTTTACCAACAGTTACCGCTACCTCGTCCAGATTCTGCccgtcgctgtcgtcgcCCCCAAGTACTTTGCCGGAGAAATACCCCTCGGTGTCATTTCCCAATCGGTCGGCGCCTTTAACCACATTCTCTCCGATCTCAGTATCATCGTGAATCAGTTTGAACGGCTCAGTTCCTTTTCCGCCGGTATTGAACGCTTGAGTGGATTCTACCAAGCCATGCGGGAAGCCGATTTGGAACGCGCCGATGATGGACCCTTGTT CTCCCGGACCTTTGACCCTCACAACGGCGCCTACCGTGACCGCACCGTCTTGTCCATTGAACACCTGGACTTGTGCACACCCGATCAGAAACGTTTGTTAATCAAGGATCTCAATTTACAGCTCCGGGAAGGCGAAAATCTATTGATTGTTGGAAACAGCGGCGCCGGAAAATCGAGTTTGTTGCGTGGGATTGCCGGATTGTGGACGGTCGGGAACGGTGTCGTCAGCCGACCCGTCGATGAGGAAGTATACTTCTTACCCCAACGACCCTACTGCACCATTGGGAGTCTCCGCGATCAGTTACTCTATCCCGCAATCAACGCGCAGGAATACGACGGGGCCGAAGCCAACGGTCAAAAGATTGTACCGCGCTCCCACATTCTAAAGGACCAATGGACGGACGAGGAGCTGTTGCTGGTACTGGAAAAGGTCGATCTCGTGGAAGTGGCCGAACGCGCCGGAGACGGCGACGCAACCAAGGGTTTGGAAGCTGTCTTGGACTGGAGCAATATGTTGAGTTTGGGCGAACAACAGCGATTGGCCTTTGGACGATTGCTGGTCAACCGACCCCGTCTCGTAATATTGGATGAAGCCACATCGGCCCTGGACATGGTCTCCGAAGCGCGCATGTACAACGTACTGAAGAATATGGCCCGCAAGGAATTGACCGGTAGCGCCAAACTATCCGCTCCCGGCTTGACGTATGTAAGTGTAGGacatcgaccaagcttgTTGGCCTATCACGACAAACGACTACGGCTCATGGGTGAAGAAGACCACGAAGTGACAACTGTTGAGAAGGAACAAGTCCAACTTCAAAACCAAATACAAAATCTGTAA
- a CDS encoding predicted protein, whose protein sequence is MVRLVWSIEVLTTTFLAGNCVCFLLSIIPSVAAFAETLRVRRVLPSVSPQDAYARCLRGWKRDNLGLVGVPPPILLRDGHPDTGVGMLLLRIPPFGLKEGIVGCQRDECSTTMNYQVLNPGWFTWPVAEHEGWIRFASDGEQGCILEWTVQWTPLPLPLSFWNGFLKALTTVIVEAAASYVARGGSGAYQSVAIRKKDAWDNKKSFGLNRSVRVPTMMFSCATGGAFGAAFPLAEVDSSCTRRAGRACTGTLPGFCLVWADPSPPGVRRLMGRTGGLENSGSITLGAIEKIDPISMGKGVCPAAPDHGCTGHLVQGPSNEFGARFRHASHDFAIAMICAPSVGSFHSSSSEILRSLEQDKMRESSRKRPLRAEDGLQSSSSASDLDQQQQHHQDDVDTLGDATIAWYGSNEATVVLGATPLCLLGRGRIRLISGTVSLHGFCLTDEFRDFESPIYASWLTIVAEEHGKKGGEVAKVAVESTRRVAGVLVPTFEIKLATEPHSRPTVIPRRWTESLDSILQEQLCRQLENEKASQRKRPTAFTRLLEKESSSEKLAAKEMEQSAPGFKVVVVGAKNVGKSTCLRYAINRHLSMCSEVAVLDGDLGQPELSPPGMVTLTRLRQPIFSQPHLHLVTNEDNASAAAPRHEMAYWFGASTSQGDPEKYVSSLTKLVRYYHEKLLPQKPTLPLLINLDGWVKGLGMQILEAILLQIQPTHVIQILGDLNSKVFELSLPDEIHLHICHAYHVIPPEEQQRKTKMSTPTSDSESKETCALVDRQHDTGRVTSLSDIASLPTIPSSIPASALRTLRFVSYFLDDVSIWDRIRFGQKELIVDINCVIAKRFASQKPYIVPFEAIAVDFSSDEFRRDIWTPERILDSLNGSIVGLCCRTGKSDDEFDCCVGLGI, encoded by the exons ATGGTCCGACTTGTTTGGTCCATAGAAGTCTTGACGACGACTTTTCTCGCAGGCAACTGCGTTTGTTTCCTGTTATCAATAATACCTTCCGTGGCCGCTTTTGCCGAAACACTCCGCGTACGACGCGTTCTACCATCGGTCTCGCCACAAGACGCGTATGCGCGCTGCTTGCGGGGATGGAAGCGGGATAACCTTGGTCTCGTGGGGGTACCTCCGCCCATTCTACTAAGAGACGGCCATCCTGATACCGGCGTCGGTATGCTTCTTTTGCGAATACCGCCCTTCGGCTTGAAAGAGGGCATCGTCGGCTGCCAGCGGGACGAGTGTTCTACCACCATGAATTACCAAGTTTTGAATCCGGGATGGTTTACTTGGCCGGTTGCTGAGCATGAAGGATGGATTCGGTTCGCCTCTGATGGGGAACAGGGATGTATTTTGGAATGGACGGTCCAGTGGACACCGCTACCATTGCCGCTATCCTTTTGGAACGGTTTTCTCAAAGCACTAACAACAGTGATAGTGGAAGCCGCGGCAAGCTATGTCGCCAGAGGGGGCTCAGGCGCCTACCAATCAGTTGctatccgcaaaaaaga TGCATGGGACAACAAAAAATCCTTCGGTTTGAACAGATCAGTCCGCGTACCTACGATGATGTTCTCGTGTGCTACGGGAGGAGCTTTCGGCGCGGCATTCCCCTTGGCGGAGGTTGATTCTTCTTGCACACGCCGAGCAGGTCGAGCCTGCACAGGGACGCTTCCGGGATTCTGTCTCGTTTGGGCGGATCCTTCGCCACCCGGCGTCCGGAGACTGATGGGTCGCACTGGCGGCCTGGAAAACTCAGGCTCCATCACTTTGGGGGCGATCGAGAAAATTGATCCTATT TCGATGGGTAAAGGGGTCTGTCCGGCTGCCCCCGATCACGGATGTACGGGACATCTTGTCCAGGGACCGTCAAACGAATTTGGGGCACGCTTCCGACATGCATCACACGACTTCGCGATTGCAATGATCTGTGCACCCTCCGTTGGTTCATTTCACAGCTCGAGCTCGGAAATACTGAGGTCACTCGAACAAGACAAGATGAGGGAATCTAGTCGAAAACGACCACTTAGAGCAGAAGATGGCCTAcaatcatcgtcgtcggcgtctgACTTGgaccaacagcaacaacatcacCAAGACGACGTGGATACCCTGGGCGACGCGACGATTGCTTGGTACGGTTCAAACGAGGCGACGGTAGTACTAGGGGCAACACCTCTGTGCCTTTTAGGACGTGGAAGAATACGTCTTATCTCGGGAACTGTCAGCTTGCACGGCTTTTGCCTTACCGATGAATTTCGAGATTTCGAAAGTCCTATTTATGCGAGCTGGCTTACTATTGTCGCCGAAGAGCACGGTAAGAAGGGAGGAGAGGTAGCCAAGGTAGCAGTGGAATCAACACGGCGTGTTGCTGGTGTTCTCGTACCAACTTTTGAAATTAAGCTGGCGACCGAGCCCCATTCACGACCGACCGTTATTCCCCGTCGATGGACAGAGTCACTAGACTCAATTCTACAGGAACAATTGTGTCGACAACTGGAAAACGAGAAGGCAAGCCAGCGGAAAAGACCCACCGCCTTCACACGTTTACTCGAAAAGGAGAGCAGTAGTGAGAAACTTGCTgccaaggaaatggaacagtcAGCTCCTGGGTTCAAAGTCGTCGTGGTGGGTGCCAAGAACGTCGGCAAGTCCACCTGTTTACGCTACGCCATCAATCGACATCTGTCGATGTGCAGCGAAGTAGCGGTATTGGACGGAGACTTGGGACAGCCGGAACTATCGCCTCCAGGGATGGTGACTTTAACACGTTTGCGACAGCCAATCTTTAGCCAGCCGCATTTACACCTAGTAACGAACGAAGATAATGCGTCAGCTGCAGCGCCTCGACACGAAATGGCGTATTGGTTTGGGGCATCTACTTCACAAGGGGATCCCGAAAAATACGTGAGCAGTCTCACAAAGCTAGTGCGCTACTATCACGAAAAGCTTCTTCCTCAAAAGCCTACGTTGCCTTTGCTGATCAATCTCGATGGGTGGGTCAAAGGACTTGGGATGCAGATCTTGGAAGCTATCCTGCTACAAATTCAACCAACGCACGTGATTCAGATACTAGGAGATCTCAATTCCAAAGTCTTCGAATTGTCGTTACCTGACGAAATTCATCTCCATATATGTCACGCCTACCACGTGATACCACCAGAGGAacaacaaagaaaaacaaaaatgtcTACGCCCACTTCCGATTCCGAGTCGAAGGAAACATGTGCGCTGGTCGACAGGCAACACGACACTGGTCGCGTTACTTCTCTGTCCGACATTGCGAGTCTCCCAACAATCCCCTCGTCCATACCGGCATCAGCGCTCCGGACACTCCGCTTTGTCTCCTACTTTTTGGACGATGTTTCCATTTGGGATCGCATACGCTTCGGTCAAAAGGAACTGATCGTGGATATTAATTGTGTGATTGCCAAACGTTTTGCCTCGCAGAAGCCGTACATAGTACCGTTTGAAGCAATTGCGGTGGATTTTAGTTCCGACGAGTTTCGACGTGACATATGGACACCAGAACGGATTCTGGACAGTTTGAATGGATCCATAGTAGGCTTATGCTGTCGAACGGGCAAATCAGACGACGAGTTTGACTGTTGTGTTGGTCTCGGTATT
- a CDS encoding predicted protein, which translates to GQHLLIDIEDVDTEFLDSEQHLAQAMVDLITLSGLTLLSYHCHALLPTGVSCVGVLLESHISFHTWPKSGVIALDLFTCG; encoded by the coding sequence GGGCAACACCTTTTGATTGATATTGAAGATGTCGATACGGAGTTTTTGGACTCGGAACAACATCTGGCACAGGCCATGGTAGATCTCATTACACTCAGTGGCTTGACACTTCTGTCGTATCATTGCCACGCCCTGCTACCTACGGGAGTGTCCTGTGTTGGAGTGCTGTTAGAATCTCACATATCCTTCCACACCTGGCCGAAGTCGGGAGTCATTGCCTTGGATCTGTTTACTTGCGGC
- a CDS encoding predicted protein, with amino-acid sequence LDNVVQSRRFGDAAYHEALVHPSLFLHPNPKRVAILGGGEGATLREILKHDTIEEVVMVEIDSGIVAVCK; translated from the coding sequence CTCGATAACGTAGTGCAATCCCGTCGATTTGGGGACGCCGCATATCACGAAGCCTTGGTGCATCCGAGCTTGTTCTTGCATCCCAATCCGAAGCGAGTTGCGATTCTAGGTGGCGGCGAAGGCGCAACACTTCGCGAGATTTTGAAGCACGATACGATAGAGGAGGTTGTCATGGTGGAGATTGATTCCGGTATAGTTGCTGTTTGCAAG
- a CDS encoding predicted protein produces MKKRPLWVVQIRRRTIRLVSFAVSCALLAVAIGSMALMFRWDGNDLSLGAEVDPFKIQINARKSESVTFLQKGVQMPVKDFAVHGTVINKITDAGIATTQFEKCSEGNTKTWLDGSRIGNINESLLTLDFVRQNIVDSPTALGSYDAVSIILNQTMSHTSSRFRNYHDASITSANIRTWAVRLVYLSLHYHQHRHALREARIRALDDACYPVMLDRGVGLYDYECPSAKYLVVGLAKYGLGANVRAGAVKALVAGLATDRVVLFVNNVADLESATKDMGPWSLASCPRRDHQCFFLPLSPCVLLREELAAAHILDKGEMRALFKTGRVPLGRIDDRVLVLHLHFMPQLKLPGNTVELLQNYSYSLIEGVLSTDSRRPVMEQAIASFTLPDEPRPAGYNYALANSRIQHALMFYTMRPNLHSRKRIDEILKEIIPAKTLPERSVGIPIRASDKCRQESQCLSFSQHIEVSSLLWNDVYPNTSHSDQPTLIFTTESKDMMHEEHAYISNTTIPKPFANMNLLMNPHDVLPNTGFVEEIVAKTTSFSADDAMLSAVTSLQLQLLARYTIANCCSNFHTLLGDFLVEGMGAAHHNDFSCLQEHSDPVYAICCGWHKDCKQKRAAILLARNSTDETMKD; encoded by the coding sequence ATGAAGAAGCGTCCTTTATGGGTTGTCCAGATTCGACGAAGAACGATAAGGCTCGTCTCGTTTGCCGTATCGTGTGCACTTTTAGCAGTCGCCATCGGCTCAATGGCACTCATGTTCCGTTGGGATGGGAACGACCTTTCGCTTGGGGCAGAAGTAGATCCATTCAAGATTCAAATCAATGCAAGAAAGAGTGAAAGCGTGACCTTCCTTCAGAAAGGTGTCCAAATGCCCGTCAAAGACTTTGCGGTACACGGAACAGTCATCAACAAAATTACAGATGCTGGTATCGCTACCACCCAATTCGAGAAGTGTTCTGAGGGCAACACCAAGACTTGGCTGGACGGCTCCAGGATTGGAAACATTAACGAGTCGTTGCTGACACTCGACTTTGTTCGCCAAAATATTGTGGATTCGCCAACTGCTCTCGGGTCTTATGATGCTGTGTCCATAATCCTAAATCAGACCATGAGTCATACATCTTCGCGATTCCGCAACTATCACGATGCCTCCATCACTTCGGCCAATATTCGAACATGGGCTGTCCGTCTCGTGTACTTATCCCTACATTATCATCAACACCGGCATGCTTTACGGGAAGCACGCATACGAGCCTTAGACGACGCATGTTATCCAGTTATGCTGGACAGAGGCGTCGGTCTGTACGACTACGAGTGTCCCTCAGCAAAATATCTAGTGGTGGGTCTTGCCAAATACGGATTGGGTGCCAACGTTCGCGCGGGCGCGGTCAAGGCACTCGTAGCCGGGCTAGCGACCGACCGAGTCGTTCTCTTTGTCAACAATGTAGCGGATCTCGAGAGTGCTACCAAAGACATGGGTCCTTGGTCGTTGGCGTCGTGTCCACGTAGAGATCATCAATGCTTCTTTTTGCCCCTAAGTCCGTGTGTGCTGCTGCGTGAGGAACTGGCTGCCGCACACATTTTGGACAAGGGCGAAATGAGAGCTTTGTTCAAAACTGGACGTGTTCCTCTTGGACGAATTGACGATCGAGTGCTGGTGCTGCATCTCCATTTTATGCCTCAGCTAAAGTTGCCGGGGAATACCGTTGAGCTACTTCAAAACTACTCATATTCCCTGATCGAGGGCGTTTTATCAACCGATTCTAGACGGCCAGTCATGGAGCAAGCAATTGCAAGTTTTACTCTACCAGACGAGCCTCGCCCCGCGGGATATAATTACGCTTTAGCGAACAGCCGCATTCAGCATGCGCTTATGTTCTACACGATGCGACCCAATCTGCATAGTCGCAAACGAATAGACGAGATTTTAAAGGAAATCATTCCCGCAAAGACTCTCCCCGAGAGATCGGTTGGCATTCCGATTCGAGCTTCGGATAAGTGCCGGCAGGAAAGCCAATGCTTATCCTTTTCCCAGCACATAGAAGTTTCCAGTCTGCTTTGGAACGACGTTTACCCCAACACATCCCACTCGGATCAACCCACACTTATTTTTACAACGGAATCGAAAGACATGATGCATGAAGAACACGCATACATTTCCAACACCACAATCCCCAAACCCTTTGCGAATATGAACTTGCTCATGAATCCTCACGATGTGCTACCCAATACCGGGTTTGTTGAGGAAATCGTCGCGAAAACCACCAGCTTTTCGGCTGACGATGCAATGCTTTCTGCCGTCACGTCATTACAACTCCAACTTTTGGCCAGATACACCATTGCCAACTGCTGCTCTAACTTTCATACACTTCTGGGGGACTTTCTAGTGGAAGGTATGGGAGCCGCACATCACAACGATTTTTCCTGCTTGCAGGAGCACTCCGATCCAGTTTACGCCATTTGCTGTGGCTGGCACAAGGATTGCAAACAAAAGCGAGCGGCTATCCTTCTCGCCCGAAACTCTACAGATGAAACGATGAAGGATTGA